A genomic window from Planctomycetia bacterium includes:
- a CDS encoding TIGR03000 domain-containing protein, producing MGFFARHHAKHAARWGGSSGGSSGGSSGGYGGSSGGSSGGMTGYSYGGGASGGSSGGSSGGYIIDGNIQGAPMQGAPIQGAPMAVPPGAVPPPPAAPAINKAASISTSEDMAVLNVAVPTDAKVFVNGYETSSTGSERRFVSNGLALGKNYTYELKAEVVRDGKSVVETKTVKLQAGQSADLQFSFDSPAQPTDKVVSEPTKTKLTLNVPADAKVFIAGKETKAVGTTREFATTKLAAGQTWDNYTVRIEVTRDGQVVSSEENLTLVGGSNLELNFDAEAPKLVAAK from the coding sequence ATGGGCTTCTTCGCTCGTCATCACGCCAAGCACGCTGCTCGTTGGGGCGGCAGCTCCGGTGGTTCGTCGGGCGGATCGAGCGGCGGCTACGGCGGCTCGTCCGGTGGTTCCTCCGGCGGCATGACCGGCTACAGCTACGGCGGCGGCGCGTCGGGTGGTTCCTCGGGCGGCAGCTCGGGCGGATACATCATCGACGGCAACATCCAAGGCGCTCCGATGCAAGGTGCCCCGATCCAAGGTGCTCCGATGGCGGTTCCTCCGGGCGCTGTGCCACCTCCACCGGCCGCTCCGGCGATCAACAAGGCCGCTTCGATCTCGACTTCGGAAGACATGGCCGTTCTCAACGTCGCCGTTCCGACCGACGCCAAGGTCTTCGTCAACGGCTATGAGACCTCGAGCACGGGCAGCGAACGCCGCTTCGTCTCCAACGGTCTTGCCCTCGGCAAGAACTACACCTACGAACTCAAGGCCGAAGTGGTCCGCGACGGCAAGTCGGTCGTCGAAACCAAGACGGTCAAGTTGCAAGCCGGTCAATCGGCCGACCTTCAATTCTCGTTCGACAGCCCGGCCCAACCTACCGACAAGGTCGTGTCGGAGCCGACGAAGACGAAGCTCACGCTGAACGTTCCGGCCGATGCGAAAGTCTTCATCGCCGGCAAGGAAACCAAAGCGGTCGGCACGACGCGCGAATTCGCCACCACGAAGCTCGCCGCCGGCCAAACCTGGGACAACTACACGGTTCGCATCGAAGTGACCCGTGACGGCCAAGTCGTGTCGAGCGAAGAGAACCTCACGCTCGTCGGCGGCTCGAACCTGGAATTGAACTTCGACGCCGAAGCTCCGAAGCTCGTCGCCGCTAAGTAA